One stretch of Cydia pomonella isolate Wapato2018A chromosome 24, ilCydPomo1, whole genome shotgun sequence DNA includes these proteins:
- the LOC133531069 gene encoding uncharacterized protein LOC133531069, with the protein MTDFEPISFTYKNTKKLIELVQARPCLWDRQAPDYKDRLARDRAWGQIFEELDPQFKECSATTKHDIGTTITKKWYNIRDSYVKSLKPDYLGRRNRPYIHAELLRFLDDCYIEKLNTSFLNKRRNQEGDFDELETEEPEETEPWEQKVFVTLDEEPAQKRARTEYSPDQRENNKTNEEDIISILSNLIQKEEDEDRAFFKSITPSVKKLSESSKFEFRIEVLKLIKNLRAKDKGETKIEESNNDSASDSE; encoded by the exons ACTTCGAACCCATATCCTTCACGTACAAGAATACGAAGAAGCTAATAGAACTAGTCCAAGCGCGCCCTTGTCTATGGGACAGACAAGCCCCCGACTATAAGGACAGATTAGCAAGAGACAGGGCCTGGGGACAGATATTTGAGGAGTTGGACCCGCAGTTTAAGGAATGCAGTGCTACCACTAAACACGATATAG gTACAACAATAACGAAGAAATGGTACAACATCAGGGACTCGTACGTGAAGTCGTTGAAGCCGGACTACCTCGGGCGTCGGAACCGGCCGTACATACATGCGGAACTGCTGCGGTTCTTGGACGATTG CTACATTGAAAAACTCAACACCAGCTTTCTGAACAAAAGAAGAAATCAAGAGGGGGATTTCGATGAACTGGAAACCGAAGAACCAGAAGAAACAGAACCATGGGAACAGAAAGTATTCGTCACTTTAGACGAAGAACCAGCACAGAAGAGAGCAAGAACAGAATACAGCCCAGACCaaagagaaaataataaaacaaatgaagaaGATATCATATCTATCCTTTCTAATCTAATACAAAAAGAAGAAGACGAAGATAGAGCGTTTTTCAAATCGATAACACCTTCAGTTAAAAAATTGTCTGAGAGTTCGAAATTTGAGTTTAGAATTGAAGTTTTGAAGTTGATAAAGAATTTAAGGGCCAAAGATAAGGGTGAGACCAAAATTGAGGAATCAAATAATGATAGTGCAAGtgatagtgaataa